The Chanodichthys erythropterus isolate Z2021 chromosome 14, ASM2448905v1, whole genome shotgun sequence genome window below encodes:
- the lrrfip1a gene encoding leucine-rich repeat flightless-interacting protein 1 isoform X15 — protein sequence MGSQGPGRKRTTSKNGLTAEEDALNVIAKEAEARLAAKRAARAEAREIRMRELERQQKEIYQVQKKYYGLDNLDNKWGDIEQWMEDSERYTRVSRRHASVSDDEERMSVGSRSNIRLPQAASSHSHKKSKKKKKHSSKTSNGYDDDLSTLSSRSSEYSGFLGSSSRTSSRANSACGSPVEDCSSSSVASFMRSTASISGLSRDLDRVIIPDLPNVNGRLSMVDDKLERDYIEKGSSRASTISGATLTSLGGTSSRRGSGDTSVSADTEASIREIKEIHELKDQIQDVEAKHMQNLKELKDSLLEVEEKYRKAMVSNAQLDNEKTNMMYEVDTLKDSLMELEEMLFETRRELEEKCKDLEREKHAHSILQFQFSEMKETLKQSEELLTEIRQLRLKQDGFVREISDLQETIEWKNKKIGALERQKEFSDAIRNERDELRDEVVQLKDILKKHGIVLGLDLATNGETGEEVGKAEQNSQTASAEIREGSSVLGTHPLKLCKDQQKKDSDDRMQGNQQSSHAPFSSTKTPLEANENGDLGDQMNQGVGQLENRPEEPPSSVGEEITATRLKEIKSEAHIKEDSRYDTEELECKVHKDGLLETDQQESECVKPSKEIKEETTLESVSGSIHDENDKTNEAVLDDELIEEFVEPSQMETLPKTQSANASNKKKKKKKKNKQKQKQSDRQESETKMDDKNEVVLSEDNPNQEMEGLEENHEKPLGNDVFTTTKNTDVPHDDKGTEELDRIEITSTNINADDAQDKIQLVTDEADSAEISKTISKSDCPESSNDVLLDDLSNDMISNPANIIDDHTEDSANPDPEPVILSSELMASETETSLPHEPSVQPMDAVGVFVESISSSENIENSSLVGIKEEKSHLDCEVEEQKESLQNIDLDGDTISEDQDKPDKICSPVMENVENDTENVIQEQPIDQPMESQLQDSIGADVDQEEVKTQDELDEENLNVPSEKVFDGGHVEDTPLIETQIQVIHEDHLSSNEANQETVVDLEASDQEPKVEKVQEEISIQDHDGCHVEDTPLIETQIQDIHEDHLSSNEANQETVVDLEASDQEPKVEKVQEERSIQDHDGCHVEDTPLVETQIKVLHEDHRSSNEANQETVVEGLEASEQEPKVEKAQEEKSIQDQVTINVQLPEDDEDLQVKSDAVLQELKEKDEEEEEEEDEGESFDFDEMDLEASSGAPLRNLLDQPNEDSSLLKENAQEANQECQRNAKDEDQTQGDECLEHSDQKSKPKEHEDVGHATENPQTATDAERCLTEDSETNSEVRPNDQQHDTPDAFEEHQQTSEDVTLSKGVNQSSEVEATDVGQEIDSSIHHEIKASNISGEQEATGSHKENYRKESKKSGKGKGKGKGKEECKMS from the exons ATTTATCAGGTGCAGAAG AAATACTATGGACTGGATAACCTGGACAACAAATGGGGGGACATTGAGCAGTGGATG GAAGACAGTGAGCGATATACTCGTGTCTCACGGAGACATGCTTCG GTGTCAGATGATGAAGAACGAATGTCAGTGGGGAGCAGGAGCAACATACGG CTTCCCCAGGCCGCCTCCTCTCACTCACATAAGAAGtccaagaaaaagaaaaaacattcttCTAAAACC AGCAACGGCTATGATGATGATCTCAGCACATTGTCTAGTCGG TCCTCTGAATACAGTGGTTTCCTGGGCTCCAGCTCTAGGACTTCGTCCAGGGCAAATTCTGCGTGTGGCAGCCCAGTG GAGGACTGCAGCAGCAGCTCTGTGGCTAGTTTTATGCGCAGCACAGCTAGTATCAGTGGCCTTTCTAGAGACCTTGACCGTGTCATCATTCCTGACCTGCCGAATGTTAATGGGAGGCTGTCTATG gtTGATGACAAGTTAGAGCGAGACTACATAGAAAAG GGCTCTTCACGAGCATCAACTATATCTGGCGCCACTCTTACCTCTCTGGGTGGGACATCCTCACGGAGAGGAAGTGGAGATACATCCGTCTCTGCTGACACAGAAGCATCCATACGGGAAATCAAG GAGATCCATGAGCTTAAGGATCAGATTCAAGATGTGGAGGCGAAGCACATGCAGAACCTCAAAGAGCTCAAG GATTCCCTTTTGGAAGTGGAAGAAAAGTACCGTAAGGCCATGGTGTCCAATGCACAGCTGGACAATGAGAAGACCAATATGATGTATGAAGTGGACACTTTAAAAGACTCTTTAATGGAACTGGAGGAGATGCTTTTTGAAACACGCCGTGAGCTTGAGGAAAAGTGTAAG gatCTTGAACGAGAGAAGCATGCTCATAGTATACTGCAGTTTCAGTTCAGTGAAATGAAGGAGACATTGAAACAGAGTGAAGAACTGCTCACT GAGATCCGTCAATTACGGCTCAAGCAAGATGGCTTTGTTAGGGAGATTTCTGACCTCCAGGAAACTATTGAGtggaagaataaaaaaattggG GCATTAGAGAGACAGAAGGAATTTTCTGATGCCATTCGAAATGAGCGGGATGAGCTCAGAGATGAGGTTGTTCAGctcaaagatattttgaag AAACATGGTATTGTCCTTGGACTAGACTTAGCCACAAATGGAGAAACGGGGGAAGAAGTTGGAAAGGCTGAACAGAATTCTCAAACAGCATCAGCTGAAATCCGAGAGGGGAGTAGTGTACTTG GCACTCATCCATTGAAGCTGTGTAAAGACCAGCAAAAAAAAGATTCGGATGACAGGATGCAAGGGAATCAACAGTCTTCACATGCCCCTTTCAGTTCTACAAAGACACCTTTAGAAGCAAATGAGAATGGAGACCTTGGGGACCAAATGAATCAGGGTGTAGGGCAACTTGAGAATAGACCTGAAGAACCTCCAAGTTCTGTTGGTGAGGAAATCACTGCAACAAGACTCAAGGAGATCAAATCTGAGGCACATATAAAGGAAGATTCAAGATATGATACTGAAGAATTAGAGTGCAAAGTTCACAAGGATGGACTTTTGGAGACAGATCAACAAGAGAGCGAATGTGTCAAACCTAGTAAGGAAATCAAAGAGGAAACTACTTTAGAGTCTGTCTCTGGTTCAATTCATGATGAAAATGATAAAACTAATGAGGCTGTGCTTGATGATGAACTCATAGAGGAGTTTGTGGAACCATCTCAAATGGAGACACTCCCCAAAACACAGAGTGCTAATGCTTCtaataaaaagaagaagaagaagaagaaaaacaagcAGAAGCAGAAACAAAGTGACAGGCAAGAGAGTGAGACAAAAATGGATGACAAGAATGAAGTAGTTTTGAGTGAAGACAATCCAAACCAAGAAATGGAAGGTCTAGAAGAAAACCACGAGAAGCCCTTAGGGAATGATGTATTTACAACAACAAAGAATACAGATGTCCCACATGATGATAAAGGAACCGAAGAATTGGACCGTATTGAAATAACAAGCACAAATATTAATGCTGATGATGCTCAAGACAAAATTCAGTTAGTTACAGATGAAGCTGATTCGGCAGAAATTTCTAAAACCATATCAAAATCCGATTGCCCTGAATCTAGCAACGATGTCCTTTTAGATGATCTGTCCAACGATATGATCTCTAACCCTGCAAACATTATTGATGACCACACTGAGGATTCAGCAAATCCTGATCCAGAACCTGTAATCCTCAGCAGTGAGCTTATGGCTTCAGAAACAGAAACTTCACTGCCTCATGAACCTTCTGTTCAGCCCATGGATGCTGTTGGAGTGTTCGTTGAGTCCATCAGCAGCTCTGAGAACATTGAGAATTCTTCATTGGTAGGCATCAAGGAAGAGAAGAGTCATCTGGACTGTGAAGTAGAAGAACAGAAGGAAAGTCTCCAAAATATTGATCTAGATGGCGACACTATCTCTGAAGATCAAGATAAGCCTGATAAGATATGTTCCCCTGTGATGGAGAATGTGGAAAATGACACTGAAAATGTAATCCAGGAACAACCTATTGATCAGCCAATGGAAAGTCAACTTCAAGACAGTATTGGAGCAGATGTGGACCAGGAAGAGGTTAAGACACAAGATGAACTAGATGAGGAAAACCTTAATGTGCCTAGTGAAAAAGTGTTTGATGGAGGCCATGTTGAAGATACCCCTTTAATTGAAACACAGATTCAGGTTATCCATGAGGATCATCTGTCTTCCAATGAAGCAAATCAGGAAACGGTTGTAGATTTAGAAGCTTCTGACCAAGAACCCAAGGTAGAAAAAGTTCAGGAGGAAATATCAATCCAAGATCATGATGGATGCCATGTTGAAGACACTCCTTTAATTGAAACACAGATTCAGGATATACATGAGGATCACCTGTCTTCCAATGAAGCAAATCAGGAAACGGTTGTAGATTTAGAAGCTTCTGACCAAGAACCCAAGGTAGAAAAAGTTCAGGAGGAAAGATCAATCCAAGATCATGATGGATGCCATGTTGAAGACACTCCTTTAGTTGAAACGCAGATTAAGGTTCTACATGAGGATCACCGGTCTTCCAATGAAGCAAATCAGGAAACGGTTGTAGAAGGTTTAGAAGCTTCTGAACAAGAACCCAAGGTAGAAAAAGCTCAGGAGGAAAAATCAATCCAAGATCAGGTTACAATTAATGTGCAACTGCCTGAAGATGATGAAGACCTTCAGGTAAAGTCGGATGCGGTTCTTCAAGAGCTCAAGGAAAaagatgaggaggaggaggaggaggaagacgAAGGAGAATcgtttgattttgatgaaatgGACCTTGAAGCATCATCAGGTGCCCCTTTAAGAAACCTTCTAGATCAACCAAATGAGGACTCTTCTTTGTTAAAAGAAAATGCACAAGAAGCAAACCAGGAATGCCAAAGGAATGCCAAGGATGAGGACCAGACTCAAGGAGATGAATGTCTGGAACATTCAGATCAGAAATCAAAGCCAAAGGAGCATGAAGATGTTGGTCATGCTACAGAAAACCCACAAACAGCCACAGATGCAGAAAGATGTTTAACAGAGGACAGCGAAACCAACAGTGAAGTCAGACCTAATGATCAGCAACATGACACACCTGATGCATTTGAGGAGCATCAGCAGACATCAGAAGATGTGACACTTAGTAAAGGAGTTAATCAAAGTTCTGAGGTGGAGGCAACAGATGTAGGCCAAGAGATTGATAGTTCaattcaccatgaaatcaaGGCATCAAATATTTCAGGAGAGCAGGAAGCCACAGGGAGTCACAAGGAAAATTATAGAAAAGAATCTAAAAAAAGTGGAAAAGGGAAAGGAAAGGGCAAGGGGAAAGAAGAATGTAAAATGTCTTAA
- the lrrfip1a gene encoding leucine-rich repeat flightless-interacting protein 2 isoform X28 → MGSQGPGRKRTTSKNGLTAEEDALNVIAKEAEARLAAKRAARAEAREIRMRELERQQKEIYQVQKKYYGLDNLDNKWGDIEQWMEDSERYTRVSRRHASVSDDEERMSVGSRSNIRLDLDAAGAYGGLPQAASSHSHKKSKKKKKHSSKTSNGYDDDLSTLSSRSSRISDESKMLRSSRLDLQSRAYYSSELYSSSSSYSSKHQVPSYSGYQLPLLHSRKHRGSIYEDSLYSGSRRSSARASSEYSGFLGSSSRTSSRANSACGSPVEDCSSSSVASFMRSTASISGLSRDLDRVIIPDLPNVNGRLSMVDDKLERDYIEKGSSRASTISGATLTSLGGTSSRRGSGDTSVSADTEASIREIKEIHELKDQIQDVEAKHMQNLKELKDSLLEVEEKYRKAMVSNAQLDNEKTNMMYEVDTLKDSLMELEEMLFETRRELEEKCKDLEREKHAHSILQFQFSEMKETLKQSEELLTEIRQLRLKQDGFVREISDLQETIEWKNKKIGALERQKEFSDAIRNERDELRDEVVQLKDILKKHGIVLGLDLATNGETGEEVGKAEQNSQTASAEIREGSSVLEIRLRKLVDERENLIEQVKRLKGQLEQKKQKNGTEDTSSPEGDVLENGADSNIMDIQRDANRQIIDLKFKLVKSEQEVTALEQNVTRLEGQVTRYKAASENSEKVEDELKAEKRKLQRELRSALDKIEELESSNSHLSKRLEKMKTGRGTAATP, encoded by the exons ATTTATCAGGTGCAGAAG AAATACTATGGACTGGATAACCTGGACAACAAATGGGGGGACATTGAGCAGTGGATG GAAGACAGTGAGCGATATACTCGTGTCTCACGGAGACATGCTTCG GTGTCAGATGATGAAGAACGAATGTCAGTGGGGAGCAGGAGCAACATACGG TTGGATTTGGATGCGGCGGGTGCTTATGGCGGG CTTCCCCAGGCCGCCTCCTCTCACTCACATAAGAAGtccaagaaaaagaaaaaacattcttCTAAAACC AGCAACGGCTATGATGATGATCTCAGCACATTGTCTAGTCGG AGCTCCAGAATCAGTGATGAGAGCAAAATGTTGCGCTCCTCTAGACTCGATCTGCAGTCG AGAGCCTACTATTCTTCTGAGTTGTACAGCAGCAGTAGTAGTTATTCCTCTAAACATCAAGTCCCCTCCTACAGTGGCTACCAG CTCCCTTTGCTGCACAGCAGGAAGCACAGG GGCTCTATATATGAGGACAGTCTCTACAGTGGCTCTCGGCGCTCCAGTGCTCGTGCT TCCTCTGAATACAGTGGTTTCCTGGGCTCCAGCTCTAGGACTTCGTCCAGGGCAAATTCTGCGTGTGGCAGCCCAGTG GAGGACTGCAGCAGCAGCTCTGTGGCTAGTTTTATGCGCAGCACAGCTAGTATCAGTGGCCTTTCTAGAGACCTTGACCGTGTCATCATTCCTGACCTGCCGAATGTTAATGGGAGGCTGTCTATG gtTGATGACAAGTTAGAGCGAGACTACATAGAAAAG GGCTCTTCACGAGCATCAACTATATCTGGCGCCACTCTTACCTCTCTGGGTGGGACATCCTCACGGAGAGGAAGTGGAGATACATCCGTCTCTGCTGACACAGAAGCATCCATACGGGAAATCAAG GAGATCCATGAGCTTAAGGATCAGATTCAAGATGTGGAGGCGAAGCACATGCAGAACCTCAAAGAGCTCAAG GATTCCCTTTTGGAAGTGGAAGAAAAGTACCGTAAGGCCATGGTGTCCAATGCACAGCTGGACAATGAGAAGACCAATATGATGTATGAAGTGGACACTTTAAAAGACTCTTTAATGGAACTGGAGGAGATGCTTTTTGAAACACGCCGTGAGCTTGAGGAAAAGTGTAAG gatCTTGAACGAGAGAAGCATGCTCATAGTATACTGCAGTTTCAGTTCAGTGAAATGAAGGAGACATTGAAACAGAGTGAAGAACTGCTCACT GAGATCCGTCAATTACGGCTCAAGCAAGATGGCTTTGTTAGGGAGATTTCTGACCTCCAGGAAACTATTGAGtggaagaataaaaaaattggG GCATTAGAGAGACAGAAGGAATTTTCTGATGCCATTCGAAATGAGCGGGATGAGCTCAGAGATGAGGTTGTTCAGctcaaagatattttgaag AAACATGGTATTGTCCTTGGACTAGACTTAGCCACAAATGGAGAAACGGGGGAAGAAGTTGGAAAGGCTGAACAGAATTCTCAAACAGCATCAGCTGAAATCCGAGAGGGGAGTAGTGTACTTG AAATACGCTTGCGAAAACTGGTTGACGAGAGGGAGAACTTAATAGAGCAG GTCAAGAGATTGAAAGGTCAACTTGAGCAGAAGAAACAGAAGAATGGCACAGAGGACACATCCAGCCCAGAGGGGGATGTGCTGGAGAATGGTGCTGACTCCAACATCATGGATATACAGA GGGATGCCAACAGGCAAATCATTGACCTAAAATTTAAACTTGTCAAATCAGAGCAAGAAGTCACAGCACTTGAACAGAAT GTCACGAGGCTCGAGGGTCAGGTGACCCGGTACAAAGCTGCATCTGAAAATTCAGAGAAGGTGGAGGACGAACTCAAAGCTGAAAAACGCAAACTGCAGCGAGAG TTACGATCTGCATTGGACAAGATTGAAGAGTTGGAGTCTAGTAACAGCCACCTCTCAAAAAGGCTGGAGAAGATGAAGACTGGCCGGGGAACAGCAGCAACTCCCTAA
- the lrrfip1a gene encoding putative leucine-rich repeat-containing protein DDB_G0290503 isoform X6, which translates to MGSQGPGRKRTTSKNGLTAEEDALNVIAKEAEARLAAKRAARAEAREIRMRELERQQKEIYQVQKKYYGLDNLDNKWGDIEQWMEDSERYTRVSRRHASVSDDEERMSVGSRSNIRLDLDAAGAYGGLPQAASSHSHKKSKKKKKHSSKTSNGYDDDLSTLSSRSSRISDESKMLRSSRLDLQSRAYYSSELYSSSSSYSSKHQVPSYSGYQLPLLHSRKHRGSIYEDSLYSGSRRSSARASSEYSGFLGSSSRTSSRANSACGSPVEDCSSSSVASFMRSTASISGLSRDLDRVIIPDLPNVNGRLSMVDDKLERDYIEKGSSRASTISGATLTSLGGTSSRRGSGDTSVSADTEASIREIKDSLLEVEEKYRKAMVSNAQLDNEKTNMMYEVDTLKDSLMELEEMLFETRRELEEKCKDLEREKHAHSILQFQFSEMKETLKQSEELLTEIRQLRLKQDGFVREISDLQETIEWKNKKIGALERQKEFSDAIRNERDELRDEVVQLKDILKKHGIVLGLDLATNGETGEEVGKAEQNSQTASAEIREGSSVLGTHPLKLCKDQQKKDSDDRMQGNQQSSHAPFSSTKTPLEANENGDLGDQMNQGVGQLENRPEEPPSSVGEEITATRLKEIKSEAHIKEDSRYDTEELECKVHKDGLLETDQQESECVKPSKEIKEETTLESVSGSIHDENDKTNEAVLDDELIEEFVEPSQMETLPKTQSANASNKKKKKKKKNKQKQKQSDRQESETKMDDKNEVVLSEDNPNQEMEGLEENHEKPLGNDVFTTTKNTDVPHDDKGTEELDRIEITSTNINADDAQDKIQLVTDEADSAEISKTISKSDCPESSNDVLLDDLSNDMISNPANIIDDHTEDSANPDPEPVILSSELMASETETSLPHEPSVQPMDAVGVFVESISSSENIENSSLVGIKEEKSHLDCEVEEQKESLQNIDLDGDTISEDQDKPDKICSPVMENVENDTENVIQEQPIDQPMESQLQDSIGADVDQEEVKTQDELDEENLNVPSEKVFDGGHVEDTPLIETQIQVIHEDHLSSNEANQETVVDLEASDQEPKVEKVQEEISIQDHDGCHVEDTPLIETQIQDIHEDHLSSNEANQETVVDLEASDQEPKVEKVQEERSIQDHDGCHVEDTPLVETQIKVLHEDHRSSNEANQETVVEGLEASEQEPKVEKAQEEKSIQDQVTINVQLPEDDEDLQVKSDAVLQELKEKDEEEEEEEDEGESFDFDEMDLEASSGAPLRNLLDQPNEDSSLLKENAQEANQECQRNAKDEDQTQGDECLEHSDQKSKPKEHEDVGHATENPQTATDAERCLTEDSETNSEVRPNDQQHDTPDAFEEHQQTSEDVTLSKGVNQSSEVEATDVGQEIDSSIHHEIKASNISGEQEATGSHKENYRKESKKSGKGKGKGKGKEECKMS; encoded by the exons ATTTATCAGGTGCAGAAG AAATACTATGGACTGGATAACCTGGACAACAAATGGGGGGACATTGAGCAGTGGATG GAAGACAGTGAGCGATATACTCGTGTCTCACGGAGACATGCTTCG GTGTCAGATGATGAAGAACGAATGTCAGTGGGGAGCAGGAGCAACATACGG TTGGATTTGGATGCGGCGGGTGCTTATGGCGGG CTTCCCCAGGCCGCCTCCTCTCACTCACATAAGAAGtccaagaaaaagaaaaaacattcttCTAAAACC AGCAACGGCTATGATGATGATCTCAGCACATTGTCTAGTCGG AGCTCCAGAATCAGTGATGAGAGCAAAATGTTGCGCTCCTCTAGACTCGATCTGCAGTCG AGAGCCTACTATTCTTCTGAGTTGTACAGCAGCAGTAGTAGTTATTCCTCTAAACATCAAGTCCCCTCCTACAGTGGCTACCAG CTCCCTTTGCTGCACAGCAGGAAGCACAGG GGCTCTATATATGAGGACAGTCTCTACAGTGGCTCTCGGCGCTCCAGTGCTCGTGCT TCCTCTGAATACAGTGGTTTCCTGGGCTCCAGCTCTAGGACTTCGTCCAGGGCAAATTCTGCGTGTGGCAGCCCAGTG GAGGACTGCAGCAGCAGCTCTGTGGCTAGTTTTATGCGCAGCACAGCTAGTATCAGTGGCCTTTCTAGAGACCTTGACCGTGTCATCATTCCTGACCTGCCGAATGTTAATGGGAGGCTGTCTATG gtTGATGACAAGTTAGAGCGAGACTACATAGAAAAG GGCTCTTCACGAGCATCAACTATATCTGGCGCCACTCTTACCTCTCTGGGTGGGACATCCTCACGGAGAGGAAGTGGAGATACATCCGTCTCTGCTGACACAGAAGCATCCATACGGGAAATCAAG GATTCCCTTTTGGAAGTGGAAGAAAAGTACCGTAAGGCCATGGTGTCCAATGCACAGCTGGACAATGAGAAGACCAATATGATGTATGAAGTGGACACTTTAAAAGACTCTTTAATGGAACTGGAGGAGATGCTTTTTGAAACACGCCGTGAGCTTGAGGAAAAGTGTAAG gatCTTGAACGAGAGAAGCATGCTCATAGTATACTGCAGTTTCAGTTCAGTGAAATGAAGGAGACATTGAAACAGAGTGAAGAACTGCTCACT GAGATCCGTCAATTACGGCTCAAGCAAGATGGCTTTGTTAGGGAGATTTCTGACCTCCAGGAAACTATTGAGtggaagaataaaaaaattggG GCATTAGAGAGACAGAAGGAATTTTCTGATGCCATTCGAAATGAGCGGGATGAGCTCAGAGATGAGGTTGTTCAGctcaaagatattttgaag AAACATGGTATTGTCCTTGGACTAGACTTAGCCACAAATGGAGAAACGGGGGAAGAAGTTGGAAAGGCTGAACAGAATTCTCAAACAGCATCAGCTGAAATCCGAGAGGGGAGTAGTGTACTTG GCACTCATCCATTGAAGCTGTGTAAAGACCAGCAAAAAAAAGATTCGGATGACAGGATGCAAGGGAATCAACAGTCTTCACATGCCCCTTTCAGTTCTACAAAGACACCTTTAGAAGCAAATGAGAATGGAGACCTTGGGGACCAAATGAATCAGGGTGTAGGGCAACTTGAGAATAGACCTGAAGAACCTCCAAGTTCTGTTGGTGAGGAAATCACTGCAACAAGACTCAAGGAGATCAAATCTGAGGCACATATAAAGGAAGATTCAAGATATGATACTGAAGAATTAGAGTGCAAAGTTCACAAGGATGGACTTTTGGAGACAGATCAACAAGAGAGCGAATGTGTCAAACCTAGTAAGGAAATCAAAGAGGAAACTACTTTAGAGTCTGTCTCTGGTTCAATTCATGATGAAAATGATAAAACTAATGAGGCTGTGCTTGATGATGAACTCATAGAGGAGTTTGTGGAACCATCTCAAATGGAGACACTCCCCAAAACACAGAGTGCTAATGCTTCtaataaaaagaagaagaagaagaagaaaaacaagcAGAAGCAGAAACAAAGTGACAGGCAAGAGAGTGAGACAAAAATGGATGACAAGAATGAAGTAGTTTTGAGTGAAGACAATCCAAACCAAGAAATGGAAGGTCTAGAAGAAAACCACGAGAAGCCCTTAGGGAATGATGTATTTACAACAACAAAGAATACAGATGTCCCACATGATGATAAAGGAACCGAAGAATTGGACCGTATTGAAATAACAAGCACAAATATTAATGCTGATGATGCTCAAGACAAAATTCAGTTAGTTACAGATGAAGCTGATTCGGCAGAAATTTCTAAAACCATATCAAAATCCGATTGCCCTGAATCTAGCAACGATGTCCTTTTAGATGATCTGTCCAACGATATGATCTCTAACCCTGCAAACATTATTGATGACCACACTGAGGATTCAGCAAATCCTGATCCAGAACCTGTAATCCTCAGCAGTGAGCTTATGGCTTCAGAAACAGAAACTTCACTGCCTCATGAACCTTCTGTTCAGCCCATGGATGCTGTTGGAGTGTTCGTTGAGTCCATCAGCAGCTCTGAGAACATTGAGAATTCTTCATTGGTAGGCATCAAGGAAGAGAAGAGTCATCTGGACTGTGAAGTAGAAGAACAGAAGGAAAGTCTCCAAAATATTGATCTAGATGGCGACACTATCTCTGAAGATCAAGATAAGCCTGATAAGATATGTTCCCCTGTGATGGAGAATGTGGAAAATGACACTGAAAATGTAATCCAGGAACAACCTATTGATCAGCCAATGGAAAGTCAACTTCAAGACAGTATTGGAGCAGATGTGGACCAGGAAGAGGTTAAGACACAAGATGAACTAGATGAGGAAAACCTTAATGTGCCTAGTGAAAAAGTGTTTGATGGAGGCCATGTTGAAGATACCCCTTTAATTGAAACACAGATTCAGGTTATCCATGAGGATCATCTGTCTTCCAATGAAGCAAATCAGGAAACGGTTGTAGATTTAGAAGCTTCTGACCAAGAACCCAAGGTAGAAAAAGTTCAGGAGGAAATATCAATCCAAGATCATGATGGATGCCATGTTGAAGACACTCCTTTAATTGAAACACAGATTCAGGATATACATGAGGATCACCTGTCTTCCAATGAAGCAAATCAGGAAACGGTTGTAGATTTAGAAGCTTCTGACCAAGAACCCAAGGTAGAAAAAGTTCAGGAGGAAAGATCAATCCAAGATCATGATGGATGCCATGTTGAAGACACTCCTTTAGTTGAAACGCAGATTAAGGTTCTACATGAGGATCACCGGTCTTCCAATGAAGCAAATCAGGAAACGGTTGTAGAAGGTTTAGAAGCTTCTGAACAAGAACCCAAGGTAGAAAAAGCTCAGGAGGAAAAATCAATCCAAGATCAGGTTACAATTAATGTGCAACTGCCTGAAGATGATGAAGACCTTCAGGTAAAGTCGGATGCGGTTCTTCAAGAGCTCAAGGAAAaagatgaggaggaggaggaggaggaagacgAAGGAGAATcgtttgattttgatgaaatgGACCTTGAAGCATCATCAGGTGCCCCTTTAAGAAACCTTCTAGATCAACCAAATGAGGACTCTTCTTTGTTAAAAGAAAATGCACAAGAAGCAAACCAGGAATGCCAAAGGAATGCCAAGGATGAGGACCAGACTCAAGGAGATGAATGTCTGGAACATTCAGATCAGAAATCAAAGCCAAAGGAGCATGAAGATGTTGGTCATGCTACAGAAAACCCACAAACAGCCACAGATGCAGAAAGATGTTTAACAGAGGACAGCGAAACCAACAGTGAAGTCAGACCTAATGATCAGCAACATGACACACCTGATGCATTTGAGGAGCATCAGCAGACATCAGAAGATGTGACACTTAGTAAAGGAGTTAATCAAAGTTCTGAGGTGGAGGCAACAGATGTAGGCCAAGAGATTGATAGTTCaattcaccatgaaatcaaGGCATCAAATATTTCAGGAGAGCAGGAAGCCACAGGGAGTCACAAGGAAAATTATAGAAAAGAATCTAAAAAAAGTGGAAAAGGGAAAGGAAAGGGCAAGGGGAAAGAAGAATGTAAAATGTCTTAA